A window of the Cucurbita pepo subsp. pepo cultivar mu-cu-16 chromosome LG01, ASM280686v2, whole genome shotgun sequence genome harbors these coding sequences:
- the LOC111807590 gene encoding 60S ribosomal protein L35a-1, protein MVKGRQGERVRLYVRGTILGYKRSKSNQYPNTSLLQIEGVNSKDEVSWYHGKRLAYIYKAKVKKNGSHYRCIWGKVARAHGNSGIVRAKFKSNLPPKSMGDRVRVFMYPSNI, encoded by the exons ATGGTGAAAGGAAGACAAGGAGAGAGGGTCAG ACTCTACGTCAGGGGAACAATTCTCGGCTACAAGAG GTCGAAGTCGAACCAGTACCCAAACACTTCTTTACTCCAGATCGAGGGTGTTAATTCCAAGGATGAGGTTTCCTGGTACCATGGAAAGCGCTTGGCATACATCTACAAGGCTAAAGTGAAGAAGAACGGATCCCACTATCGTTGCATCTGGGGCAAGGTTGCTCGGGCTCATGGTAACAGTGGCATCGTTAGAGCGAAGTTCAAGTCTAACCTACCACCGAAGTCCATG GGTGACAGAGTCAGAGTGTTCATGTATCCCAGCAATATTTAA